A DNA window from Deltaproteobacteria bacterium contains the following coding sequences:
- the mqnB gene encoding futalosine hydrolase: MLILACATSRECVGALNHAASIDATRPRRLTMAGREILACVVGVGPIAAALRIGAILEAHPEACGVVNVGICGSFDTARLPLGGICVANAEIWPEYAVRHADPEAPEALDFPMLPQLDLTPPNHLALDPVAAATAMGLSLPPTWTTGPSLTVAGVSGDMARAECLRQRYQAATENMEGFSLALAARLANLPFLEVRTVSNPVGARDKSQWNFKAALASLSAILPTLCEKTS; encoded by the coding sequence ATGCTCATCCTGGCCTGCGCCACTTCGCGGGAATGCGTCGGCGCCCTGAATCATGCCGCGTCCATCGACGCCACGCGTCCTCGCCGCCTGACCATGGCCGGACGGGAAATACTGGCCTGCGTGGTCGGAGTCGGCCCGATCGCGGCGGCCTTGCGCATTGGCGCCATTCTGGAAGCCCATCCAGAAGCCTGCGGCGTGGTCAACGTGGGTATCTGCGGCAGTTTTGACACCGCGCGTCTCCCCTTGGGTGGCATCTGCGTGGCCAACGCCGAGATCTGGCCCGAATACGCCGTCCGCCACGCGGACCCAGAAGCCCCGGAAGCCCTCGACTTTCCCATGTTACCCCAGCTCGACCTGACGCCACCCAATCATCTGGCGCTGGACCCCGTCGCGGCCGCCACGGCCATGGGTCTGTCCCTGCCCCCGACCTGGACCACGGGGCCAAGCCTGACCGTGGCCGGTGTCAGCGGGGACATGGCCCGGGCCGAATGCTTGCGCCAGCGTTATCAGGCCGCCACGGAAAACATGGAGGGCTTCAGCCTGGCCCTGGCCGCGCGATTGGCAAACTTGCCTTTTCTGGAAGTGCGCACCGTGTCCAACCCGGTTGGAGCCCGTGACAAATCCCAATGGAATTTCAAGGCGGCCCTGGCCTCCCTGTCCGCCATTCTGCCCACGCTTTGCG